A region of the Dermatophagoides farinae isolate YC_2012a chromosome 7, ASM2471394v1, whole genome shotgun sequence genome:
cttttatttttttttttgaaattgaccCGATGACATGATCGATccataacacacacacacatattcatacattacatacacacacacggttGACCTGATGTCCTCTTTTATTATCCATTTTAAGAATGGAACCATTATGTACACGATACATGTCGTAATGACATTCGTAATTCATTCCAatcgataacaacaaaaacgtaaaaaaaaaccttggCTGTGATTTCATgctacacacatacacacacattttgcTATAATTATCGTTGTCATGCCGTCCATCGTCGAATATATTATCCAAATACCCGCTCTCTCAATCTTAATAACAGCTTCCAATTTATATAGCTCCCCCCCACCAACCACCAACTTATAGCTGCCTGAATGGCTTTTGAAacttttcttcatcatcatcatcatgtgttgATATGCCAGCGTTCCAAAATTTCTCCTACATCCCCTCGATTTATACATGTATGAATTCCATGAATAAAATGTACAGtgaacagcaaaaaaaaaattaaaattaaaataaaaaaaaatcatttcattcccTCTCTTTAGCTTTCTTTTTCAGTATTTATTAACCCCATGCGATAATTCACCGagcaataaatgatgatgaagaaaaaaaaggtcattTTGAAAAGGTTCCATTCACGATATAtaaggtgtgtgtgtgtgtgtgtgtatttcgAATGGATCGAACTTTACTATATTGGTGGCAGGttgacagtttttttttctttccatctAGTGTGCATTATGCttgcttgatttttttttttgcaaagaTTTCtatccattcatccatccatattcacatttattcgatttaagatttgacgacgacgatgatttttttcttcttccatTCAATATTCAACATTCAATCTGAATAAGATTGTGTGAATGGTGtttcagcagcagcagcagcagcataaATCCTCATTcgtccatccatccattgtGTACCTGAATgccattataatcatttcattctttcgAACATATATTACGACGACGATTGACGGtcccaaatttttttttctctcgtttACCTTACCGTCCTACACACACGTactgtatgaatgaatgaatgaatgtatgaatgGCCAAAGAAagattcattgttttgtatttgatcaaaaaaaaaaaaaagaaatttttttttctttttcaatatatatgcatgtttgttattgttgtaaaaaaacttttgaagAACAATGGGTCACTCTACTATATTAATATCGGGTCGTCATCTTcttcaataatcatcatcgtcgtcgtcgtcgtcgaacCGTTATTACTATGCAAATTTTTActtatgaaaattatcaatcaaccaTCGAAACGAACCAGAATGATTTTGGATATAAGCTATTATTATGGCAACAAAAAGGGCTCTATGCTTAACTGCACAATGGTCCAGTTAAGCCATAAGTGTTTGCCTGCATGGTCTGATATTCATGGAACAGGggggcagaaaaaaaaatctttattgaACCGACGTTTCTGctttctctctatctctttGGATTAATCCttgttcgtttttgtttggcaaaaaaaaaataaaagtccaacaagatgatggtgatgaaggTTAGAATAACAAACACGATCGACTtaagactttttttttgtatgacaTCAAaagcaagttttttttatgtataTCTGACTGGTATTCCaaggacaattttttttcacttgaacatttctctctctctctctctctctctctctggtCGTCCTTGTGTATGTAAATATATCTTACctgtagcagcagcagcaacagcagcagatatacaatttgatcatcaaaagagTTACTCCAATTTATGTGGATATAGCCTGGCTATTTCGGTCCTAtatggtcaacaacaacaacaacaaaatcctATCAATATCTGGTCGAACAGTTCGAACGAAATGATTATTGtgaagaaattttaaaaaaagagaaacagAATTAGAAGGTAAGAAACCAATTTGTACGTTTCagatttcaatgtttttgttttctattcaaaatttaaaattgaattgaattttttttagtggcTACCGGGTTCAACTATTCGAATTAATgtattgaatgtgaatgaaaacaaatttgaaacaCGAGAACggaaaccaaccaaccaaccaaccaacaaacagagtggacaacaacagcagtgaaaaattcaactaATCAAATGGGTTTCGATTTCATtcgatcatcaattcatttcaattcaattttggtGCAGGATTGATTATTactgaaaatgaaaccatagaatcgaatgaacaaaaacacaaagagggagaagaaaaagaaaaagagttGACAAAGACAAgttcaccaacaacaacaacaaaaagagtAAGTCTCGCATATAGAACATAAgctttgatttgatttgaaccaatattgatgacattcacacacacacacaatggtcATTCCCTTCCTATAGGATCTGaaatccatgatgatgatggctattCGCGTGCTGACCACCAAAAATATCACcactattcattcattcattttgtttcattgtatGGAACTGAAGccagtcaacaacaacaacagcaacaatgaacccgaatgaatgaatgaatggtacACTATGTTTCAAAGCCGaccaatcaaacaaacaaacaagcaatgtgaatgaatgataacgacaacaacaacttccatcatcatcatcataaatgtcGTCTCAAATATAGCCGAAtggtcaacaaaaaaaaaatttgattttgtttgttggatttgtgtgtgtatgtaaaaacaaattggCTTTGAAACGGTTCGTTACCATTCGACATATACAATACACATttgcatttttgttttggaataTTTGGGTCcattgttatgatgatgatggtgatgatgaccaatggTCAACGACCAACGATAACACTGGCTGCCATTGGTAGATTAAgatttgaattctttttttctgaatggTGCAAGAATCTTCAACCAGAATGATGGACCTTGTTGAAATAGTGATACgttggatgtttttttttctttggaaaaTCTCAATGACAATTGTCACCATTggtgacaaaaaaataaattggcGTTGTTCCTGTCATTTGCTGAATTTAGTTATTCACTAtataatatatgatgaaagTGTTTCCAGGTTTGTCATACACACAATGTTACAGGCCATTTatcacgattttttttctcgatgttttttttgctgtaaATGAAactgaaaagaaaaaaattcatcaaatactgtgtttgtttcaaacaataaattgacgaacattcatttgaaatatgAAGGAAATAtacaataattataatgaccatttttgttggtttgttgttgctgtaatAAATCCATAGAATTCAAAAGGTCCCCTTTTTatttaatgaaacaaaaagtgGGCTGTCATTAATATttattaacacacacacacacacaaacagggAAACAAAGAATTTGGGCaatttacaagaaaaaaaaattttttttggccattaaATAAATTAGCTTACGGACTATGGAAATGACACATTTGGatttccgattttttttttgttttggggAAAAATATTTCGAATTCAACCAGTATAGTCTAAATCCACCCACCCAATCCACTATTTTACATCAAATGGCtataatttgttcatttcattcaaattttcctgtgtgtgtgtgtgtgtgtgtcttatGTAAACAAAACCAATGACGGCGGTCATCTTTGACTTTTGCTtgcatatgtgtgtgtgtggcccaaattgatccagaaaaaaaggatgatgtatttatttatcttaccaagttttcaattcattcgatatgtcaacaacaacaacaacaacaacgatttttcgtttttttttgcggtcaagttgatcaaataaaacaTCATTCTACATATAGTAGAGTGGTGTAGAAACAGAAAAGACCGAGAACgagaaacaaattgaaacatAATCGAAcgacaaaaaagaaaaaaaaactttcaaagACCACACATTGTTGTGTAatgtaaatataaatgaGAATAATATTAGCCtcaacaaaatggaaaaaaaaccttatCAGAACACAGGTcattggtgtgtgtgtgtatgtgtgtaccAAAgtccataatcatcatcatcatcatttttttttgttccatcatatattgatttattattactttATACAAAattgcaacaaaaacaaagaaaaaacaaaaaaagaatagcaatcatcatcaagaatattTTAAGTTGTGTGCGCGATTATATTTTCAGTATACTGTGGTATGGTacacaattcattcattcattcatttacaatATTATGACAAATTAGAGGAGTGGCAGGTAAAATGTTCCAtgtatttatatatagattatcattagatttcggatttttttgtttgtttgtttgtttgttcgaaGGAAATTATGAAATGGGTTTTTTTGGACAATTTGActtgattttcaatgaatgaatgaatgatcagaATGTatacaaattatcattaaggtcgataaaaaaaaacggaaaaacatgttttgttttatccaTAACCAACAATGGTTGGCAACTATAGTCCACAATTGTACGAATAATCGGCTTTATTGTGCATGATGAGACGATTGTCGACAAAATAGAAACTATcggattttgtttcatatggattgttgatcatttcttggccttgaaaaaaaaattcgatcatTATTCTGTTTTCGGATCAATTATATTAAATGACACTTACATAGCTCGGACGTAATCGATGGAAATTCATAAATATGTTCACATGTATTGATACTGTTCGGTATACAAAAAccgaaatcaaaatcaaatgttttgaGCAATGTATCCTGGAAAAAATGACGTTCAatcattcgaaaattttgaatcggTTTTGGTCCAACTTTGAATTCGATActaatgaaataaacaaaaatagaatgGAACAAGATTACACAGTTTATCtcataatttaatttcaataataataattcgtaCCTGGCTCCAACGGTTTTTAATTCAAGGAAATTTGGTGTAAAATTATAACGTACAAAACGGCCAATATTGGTCATTTTTGGATCTGAATAATCTTGTCGTCCATTTTGATTGgtggattgttgttgtttagctgatttgacaatttcaaacaaaacgacACCGGTTTCCATATCACGAATTTTAAATCGTGTAAATTCAATATCATAAATATTGGCTGCTGAACTACAAAGATATTGTTTCGTTATCGATGGTAAGCTACACACATCGTCAGGTGATATGAATTCTTTGACCAAtaaatcatcttcattgatcaatttggaTGAACCATCTTTGCCTGAACGACGGCCTAttttattggtttttttcgatgttgatgtcgatgatgatgaagattgaAGTTGATTagtaccaccaccaccaccaccactaccggTGGTAACTTTTACGGATGATGAgctcattttttgtttggttagaaaaaaaacaaaaaacttttggACACAAAAAAACCGATAGAAAAGTCGCAATAGATCAATAGTGCGAAATGAATTGGCAAAAATTCTGAATCGAAtgcatgaacaacaacaacaaaaaaaaaaacaaaaatctctGCGacagttttcaattttcttgttcacCTGGGTGTTTACCAGGACGACGACAAaattcgttattttttttcgtcatataatgaaacaaacacacatatatgcacacgaacgaaaaaaaaatacacaacaGCAAATAGAAATTAATGATTCTATAgaattctggtttttttttctttggttacaaacacacaaacataataatcacaGATGGTTCAGAACAAAAGTTCAATACATTGACGCCGTTgagtttatttattattattgagaattaaaaaaaaaagacgtctgattattttgtttgttgtcataGAGAGAGAATCACAAGAATGATATCATTCATATAGAACGTAATCAAGAAtttgaatatcaaaaaaatattagatTTTGTTCAactatataatataaatattaaaaaaaaaatacaaaacatacaaaaaatataattataGAGAAAGAGAGTGATAAagcataaaaaaattaattaataattaattagaATAATAAagcaaattattattattattattatattataaaaaaaaatattcactaAAAATGTCGATCACACAAACACGATAACACACAACACAACGTTGTCCGAAATGCATTTATAGAGATAgccaatgatgacgataatgatggtttcatgttttgttttgattaatttaacTCCAAACATCGGCCGAATATCGTTTTTGTGATTCCATTCGTTTAAGAAAATCTTCGGCTtctttttgtgttttgttacCATATGTTTGGATTGTTTCCAAAATGATTTCCTTCACTTCACGAGCCATTGTACGAGCATCACttaatgaaaagaaaaaaaaacaattgtcaTCCATTCGGTTATATATtaattatataaatgaatgtaaagCGATACAACACTTACCCACAAATATAAATGTGACCATTTTGTTCGCCAATTACTTGCCATGTTTCTTgcatattttgtttcaataaatGTGTCACGTACACTTTTTTATCTTGATCACGTGAAAAGGCTAGATAAAGTTTAGTTATCACTTTCTTTTCCAAATAATCATTCAGTTCTTCTTCGTATAGGAAATCCTGCGAACGTTTTCGACAGCCAAAATAAAGGATTGTATCACCTAATGGTTTGTTCTGTTGTTCAAGCATATGATGACGTTCTTGGAGAAAACCACGGAATGGAGCCAAACCAGTTCCAGGACCAATCATAATGACAGGTGTTTGTGGTTTGCTAGGCAAACGGAATTGTGATTTTCGAATAAAGATTGGCACAATTGGTGCCGGT
Encoded here:
- the unc-119 gene encoding unc-119 lipid binding chaperone isoform X1 → MSSSSVKVTTGSGGGGGGTNQLQSSSSSTSTSKKTNKIGRRSGKDGSSKLINEDDLLVKEFISPDDVCSLPSITKQYLCSSAANIYDIEFTRFKIRDMETGVVLFEIVKSAKQQQSTNQNGRQDYSDPKMTNIGRFVRYNFTPNFLELKTVGARYELLLLKLNYEINCVILFHSIFVYFISIEFKVGPKPIQNFRMIERHFFQDTLLKTFDFDFGFCIPNSINTCEHIYEFPSITSELCQEMINNPYETKSDSFYFVDNRLIMHNKADYSYNCGL
- the unc-119 gene encoding unc-119 lipid binding chaperone isoform X2, with the protein product MSSSSVKVTTGSGGGGGGTNQLQSSSSSTSTSKKTNKIGRRSGKDGSSKLINEDDLLVKEFISPDDVCSLPSITKQYLCSSAANIYDIEFTRFKIRDMETGVVLFEIVKSAKQQQSTNQNGRQDYSDPKMTNIGRFVRYNFTPNFLELKTVGASIEFKVGPKPIQNFRMIERHFFQDTLLKTFDFDFGFCIPNSINTCEHIYEFPSITSELCQEMINNPYETKSDSFYFVDNRLIMHNKADYSYNCGL